In one Acidimicrobiales bacterium genomic region, the following are encoded:
- a CDS encoding excalibur calcium-binding domain-containing protein, whose translation MGRTTRGRRAGIVIGIVAVVLMIGALTPDHKAHSGARTSATSTTSDSADAPATTTTGATTTGATTSTSTSTSTTSPPTTATAPPPAPATSPTGVDPLDNPDGTRPGLGAVAAARRPQALALIARVRTAGRGAKTGYSRAQFGPAWTDAATGVAWARNGCDTRNDILRRDLTSLALEPGTNGCVALSGTLGEPYTNQQLHFERSQAIRVQIDHVMPLSYDWQLGAAYWPAARREQLANDPLNLLASDGSANESKGDSGPAAWLPPSKAVRCAYAVRWAQVSLKYDLPVTPPDKEMLERQCTGPAPPVLPLTPTPAPAPPPAATPAPIPPAPSTGAGGSDVYYRNCTAARAAGAAPIHAGEPGYRAGLDRDHDGVACE comes from the coding sequence ATGGGACGCACGACTCGCGGGCGGCGAGCAGGGATCGTGATCGGGATCGTCGCGGTCGTGCTGATGATCGGCGCCCTCACCCCCGACCACAAGGCGCATTCGGGCGCGCGGACGTCGGCGACGTCGACCACGTCCGACTCGGCCGACGCCCCAGCCACGACGACGACCGGGGCGACGACGACCGGGGCGACGACCAGCACGTCGACCAGCACGTCGACCACCTCGCCACCCACGACCGCGACGGCGCCCCCACCGGCGCCCGCGACGTCGCCGACGGGCGTCGACCCGCTCGACAACCCCGACGGCACGCGTCCTGGCCTCGGCGCGGTCGCCGCAGCCCGCCGCCCCCAGGCGCTGGCGTTGATCGCCCGGGTTCGCACGGCAGGCCGGGGCGCAAAGACGGGTTACAGCCGAGCGCAGTTCGGACCGGCGTGGACCGATGCAGCCACCGGCGTCGCCTGGGCGCGCAACGGTTGCGACACCCGCAACGACATCTTGCGACGCGACCTCACGTCGCTGGCCCTCGAGCCGGGGACGAACGGCTGCGTCGCCTTGTCGGGCACCCTCGGCGAGCCGTACACGAACCAGCAACTGCACTTCGAGCGCAGCCAGGCGATCCGGGTGCAGATCGACCACGTCATGCCGCTGTCGTACGACTGGCAGCTCGGCGCGGCGTACTGGCCGGCGGCCCGCCGTGAGCAGCTCGCCAACGACCCGCTCAACTTGCTGGCGTCGGACGGCAGCGCCAACGAGTCCAAGGGCGATTCGGGCCCGGCGGCGTGGCTGCCGCCGTCGAAGGCGGTCCGGTGCGCGTACGCCGTGCGGTGGGCGCAGGTGTCGCTCAAGTACGACCTGCCGGTCACGCCGCCCGACAAGGAGATGCTCGAGCGGCAGTGCACCGGACCCGCGCCGCCCGTGCTGCCGCTCACGCCGACGCCGGCCCCCGCGCCACCGCCCGCTGCGACGCCGGCCCCGATCCCGCCCGCGCCGTCCACAGGTGCCGGCGGGTCCGACGTCTACTACCGGAACTGCACGGCGGCCCGTGCCGCCGGCGCGGCCCCCATCCACGCCGGCGAGCCCGGCTACCGGGCCGGCCTGGACCGCGACCACGACGGCGTCGCCTGCGAGTGA
- the egtD gene encoding L-histidine N(alpha)-methyltransferase, translated as MPASHAMSASATVPIEVHLTDDDLHETLREEVAAGLTADPKWLSPKWFYDDRGSELFDEITRLPEYYPTEAERRILARHAAEIAAATGAEVLVELGSGTSDKTRLLLDALVATGVHTFVPFDVSEGILRYAAAVLDDRYPDLGVVGVVGDFERHLDELPTPGCRTVALLGSTIGNLDPEQRACFLATMAEVLEPGEALLLGTDLIKDRPRLLAAYDDPGGVTAAFNRNVLAVLNRELGADFELASFDHEARWNEPQHRIEMWLRSSEAQTVQVADLGLSVDFARGEGVRTELSTKFDRDLVTADVCAAGFRAAGWWTDDPGDFAVSLWRR; from the coding sequence GTGCCCGCATCCCACGCCATGTCCGCCTCCGCCACCGTGCCCATCGAGGTGCACCTCACTGACGACGACCTCCACGAGACGCTGCGCGAGGAGGTCGCCGCCGGCCTCACCGCCGACCCGAAGTGGCTGTCGCCGAAGTGGTTCTACGACGACCGCGGCAGCGAGCTCTTCGACGAGATCACCCGTCTCCCCGAGTACTACCCGACCGAGGCCGAACGCCGGATCCTCGCCCGCCACGCTGCCGAGATCGCCGCCGCGACCGGCGCAGAAGTGCTGGTCGAGCTGGGATCGGGCACGTCGGACAAGACCCGCCTGCTGCTCGACGCGCTCGTCGCCACCGGCGTCCACACGTTCGTGCCATTCGACGTCAGCGAGGGGATCCTGCGCTACGCAGCGGCGGTCCTCGACGACCGCTACCCCGATCTCGGTGTGGTGGGGGTGGTCGGCGACTTCGAGCGGCATCTCGACGAGCTGCCCACCCCCGGGTGCCGCACCGTCGCGCTGCTCGGCTCCACGATCGGCAACCTCGACCCCGAACAGCGGGCCTGCTTCCTGGCGACGATGGCCGAGGTGCTCGAGCCCGGCGAAGCGCTGCTGCTCGGCACCGACTTGATCAAGGATCGCCCGCGCCTGCTCGCCGCGTACGACGATCCCGGCGGCGTCACTGCGGCGTTCAACCGCAACGTGCTGGCGGTCCTCAACCGCGAGCTCGGCGCCGACTTCGAGTTGGCGTCGTTCGACCACGAGGCCCGCTGGAACGAACCACAGCACCGCATCGAGATGTGGCTCCGCTCGTCCGAGGCCCAGACCGTGCAAGTTGCCGATCTCGGCCTGAGCGTCGACTTCGCGAGAGGCGAAGGTGTGCGCACCGAGCTGTCGACCAAGTTCGACCGCGACCTCGTCACCGCCGACGTGTGCGCCGCAGGGTTCCGCGCCGCCGGGTGGTGGACCGATGACCCGGGCGACTTCGCCGTGTCGCTCTGGCGACGCTGA
- a CDS encoding crotonase/enoyl-CoA hydratase family protein, producing the protein MSDTPDLLVERQGHVLIVTLNRPEARNAFSPDMLVRAYDAWKELDEDPDLRVGIVTGAGGNFCSGMDLKTLAGGMDDETSRRMGEDPDLHWKALLRHFRPSKPLIAAVEGYCVAGGTEILQAMELRVAGERAEFAIAEVRRGLFPLGGSTVRLQRQIPFTMAADLLLTGRMISAREAKEIGLIGHVVPDGQALDKALELAELIAANGPIAVRTVLQSMRETKDLSEADGLAHELELGWPVFSTDDAKEGPRAFAEKRPAEFKGR; encoded by the coding sequence ATGAGCGACACTCCCGACCTCCTGGTCGAACGCCAGGGCCATGTCCTGATCGTCACGCTGAACCGGCCTGAGGCCCGCAACGCGTTCAGCCCCGACATGCTCGTGCGTGCTTACGACGCGTGGAAGGAGCTCGATGAGGACCCGGACCTGCGCGTCGGCATCGTCACCGGGGCGGGCGGCAACTTCTGCTCGGGGATGGACCTCAAGACCCTCGCCGGGGGCATGGACGACGAGACCAGCCGACGCATGGGCGAGGACCCCGATCTGCACTGGAAGGCGTTGCTGCGCCACTTCCGGCCGAGCAAGCCGCTCATCGCCGCCGTCGAGGGCTACTGCGTGGCCGGCGGAACCGAGATCTTGCAGGCGATGGAGCTGCGGGTGGCGGGCGAGCGCGCCGAGTTCGCCATCGCCGAAGTGCGTCGCGGCCTGTTCCCGCTCGGCGGTTCGACCGTGCGGCTGCAGCGTCAGATCCCGTTCACGATGGCTGCCGACTTGTTGCTGACCGGGCGGATGATCAGCGCGCGAGAAGCCAAGGAGATCGGCCTGATCGGCCATGTGGTGCCCGACGGCCAGGCGCTCGACAAGGCGCTCGAGCTCGCCGAGCTGATCGCCGCCAACGGGCCGATCGCGGTGCGGACCGTGCTCCAGTCGATGCGCGAGACGAAGGATCTGTCCGAGGCCGACGGGTTGGCCCACGAGCTCGAGCTCGGTTGGCCGGTGTTCTCGACCGACGACGCCAAGGAGGGCCCTCGCGCGTTCGCGGAGAAGCGCCCCGCGGAGTTCAAGGGCCGCTGA
- a CDS encoding cytochrome P450, whose amino-acid sequence MQLTDIDIYDPDAFVDGVPHEQFALLRREAPVYWHPHPDGTGYWAVTRHADIVKVNRDAATFSSWQGTALLMDWDDPEAIEQQRMMMLNLDPPDHTRLRKIVNKGFTPKHIRELSAMLERRAHGIVAEVAERGACDFVVDVAAELPLQAIAELMGVPQEDRKVIFELSNKLVGAGDPEYEVPPDEMGIAAAEMFGYAQEMATFKRANPGDDIVTTLLNAEVDGERLTDLEFNLFFMLLAVAGNETTRNAISHSMLALLQHPDERQQLIDEPDVLGLAIEEFLRWASPVMQFRRTATRDTELGGQKIAEGDRVVIYHISGNRDEAVFDDPYTFDIDRDPNLHLQQIAFGGGGPHFCLGANLARAEMRIMFDELRPLLPSMELAGDVQRLRSNFINGIKHLPVSWEPRAVPA is encoded by the coding sequence ATGCAGCTCACCGACATCGACATCTACGACCCCGATGCCTTCGTCGACGGGGTCCCGCACGAACAGTTCGCACTGCTGCGCCGGGAAGCGCCGGTGTACTGGCACCCCCACCCCGACGGCACGGGGTACTGGGCGGTCACCCGCCACGCCGACATCGTCAAAGTGAACCGCGACGCCGCGACGTTCAGCTCGTGGCAGGGCACCGCGTTGCTCATGGACTGGGACGACCCCGAGGCCATCGAGCAGCAACGCATGATGATGCTCAACCTCGACCCGCCCGACCACACCCGGCTCCGCAAGATCGTGAACAAGGGGTTCACCCCCAAGCACATCCGGGAGCTGTCGGCGATGTTGGAGCGCCGCGCGCACGGGATCGTCGCCGAGGTGGCCGAACGCGGTGCGTGCGACTTCGTGGTCGACGTGGCCGCCGAGCTGCCGTTGCAGGCGATCGCCGAGCTGATGGGCGTGCCCCAGGAGGACCGCAAAGTCATCTTCGAGCTGTCGAACAAGCTGGTCGGCGCCGGCGACCCCGAGTACGAGGTCCCACCCGACGAGATGGGCATCGCGGCGGCCGAGATGTTCGGCTACGCGCAGGAGATGGCCACGTTCAAGCGGGCGAACCCCGGCGACGACATCGTGACCACCTTGTTGAACGCCGAAGTCGACGGTGAGCGGCTCACCGACCTCGAGTTCAACTTGTTCTTCATGCTGCTCGCCGTGGCCGGCAACGAGACCACCCGCAACGCGATCAGCCACTCGATGCTCGCGTTGTTGCAGCACCCCGATGAGCGCCAGCAGCTCATCGATGAGCCCGACGTGCTCGGCCTCGCCATCGAGGAGTTCCTGCGCTGGGCGAGCCCGGTGATGCAGTTCCGCCGCACGGCCACCCGCGACACCGAACTGGGCGGCCAGAAGATCGCCGAAGGCGACCGCGTCGTGATCTACCACATCTCCGGCAACCGCGACGAGGCCGTGTTCGACGACCCGTACACGTTCGACATCGACCGCGATCCCAACTTGCACTTGCAGCAGATCGCGTTCGGCGGCGGCGGCCCGCACTTCTGCCTCGGCGCCAACTTGGCCCGGGCCGAGATGCGGATCATGTTCGACGAGCTCCGCCCCCTGCTGCCGTCGATGGAGCTGGCCGGCGACGTGCAACGCCTGCGGTCGAACTTCATCAACGGGATCAAGCACCTGCCGGTGAGCTGGGAACCCCGGGCCGTCCCGGCCTGA
- a CDS encoding acyl-CoA synthetase, producing the protein MVDATLPAPPATFHYADLFEYAVDRVPDREAVVCGERRLTYRQLDRRANRLAHALLAAGVTPGEFVAIFLPNCTEYIEAMIAAWKIRATPINVNHRYVTDELQYLLDDCGAAAVVCGRAQAGAVAGLAGATRSRLRTVLVVDEPESSGPPLADGVASVPGSVAYDEVIAAQPDDRPAVQGRSGDDHYVLYTGGTTGMPKGVVWRMEDALFPCFGGGDPSRLHPVAQPADMANRMLDSPLTYFCLPPMMHAAGQWVAFSWLWAGGRVVLYAGSFDPERVWQEVADERANLVTVVGDAIGRPLLDAWLTNPGRWDTSALFSLSNGGAPMSPALRLDLVDTFPNLVLNDGFGSSETGAQGGFRASSDGPDDGVARFRPYDDNTVVVDDDGDPVEPGSDVVGRVALRGRIPLGYLNDPERTAKSFVLHGGDRWVITGDMAQVEPDGTIRLLGRGSGCINTGGEKVFPEEVEAALHALDDVADVTVVGVPDDRWGQAVCAVVQPAPGATLELDDLRDRTRAHLAGYKLPKRLVVVDEIRRSPAGKADLRWAKALAEAAE; encoded by the coding sequence ATGGTCGACGCGACGCTGCCGGCACCCCCTGCGACCTTCCACTACGCGGACTTGTTCGAGTACGCGGTCGACCGTGTGCCCGACCGTGAGGCGGTGGTGTGCGGCGAGCGGCGGCTCACGTACCGGCAGCTCGACCGGCGCGCGAACCGTTTGGCGCATGCGCTGCTCGCGGCGGGGGTCACGCCTGGCGAGTTCGTGGCCATCTTCTTGCCGAACTGCACGGAGTACATCGAGGCGATGATCGCAGCTTGGAAGATCCGGGCCACGCCGATCAACGTCAACCATCGCTACGTCACCGACGAGTTGCAGTACCTGCTCGATGACTGCGGGGCCGCTGCTGTGGTGTGCGGGCGGGCACAGGCCGGGGCCGTCGCCGGATTGGCCGGCGCGACCCGGTCAAGGTTGCGGACCGTGTTGGTGGTCGACGAGCCCGAATCGAGCGGCCCTCCGCTCGCCGACGGCGTCGCATCGGTGCCCGGTTCGGTTGCGTACGACGAGGTGATCGCCGCGCAACCCGACGACCGTCCTGCCGTGCAGGGCCGCTCCGGCGACGACCACTACGTCCTGTACACCGGCGGTACCACCGGCATGCCCAAAGGTGTGGTGTGGCGCATGGAAGACGCGCTGTTCCCGTGCTTCGGGGGTGGCGACCCGAGTCGTCTCCACCCGGTGGCGCAGCCGGCCGACATGGCGAACCGCATGCTCGACAGCCCGCTGACGTACTTCTGCCTGCCGCCGATGATGCACGCGGCCGGCCAGTGGGTCGCGTTCTCGTGGCTGTGGGCGGGCGGCCGCGTGGTGCTGTACGCGGGATCGTTCGACCCCGAGCGGGTGTGGCAGGAAGTCGCCGACGAACGCGCCAACCTGGTCACGGTCGTGGGCGACGCGATCGGTCGGCCGCTGCTCGACGCCTGGCTCACCAACCCCGGACGGTGGGACACCTCCGCGCTGTTCTCGCTGTCGAACGGCGGCGCGCCGATGTCGCCGGCGCTGCGACTCGACCTCGTCGACACCTTCCCGAACCTGGTGCTCAACGACGGCTTCGGCTCGTCGGAGACGGGTGCGCAGGGTGGCTTTCGTGCATCGAGCGACGGGCCGGACGACGGCGTGGCCCGCTTCCGCCCCTATGACGACAACACCGTGGTGGTCGACGACGACGGCGACCCGGTCGAGCCGGGCTCCGACGTGGTGGGCCGGGTGGCGCTGCGGGGGCGGATCCCCCTCGGGTATCTCAACGACCCCGAGCGCACCGCCAAGAGCTTCGTGTTGCACGGCGGCGACCGTTGGGTGATCACCGGCGACATGGCCCAAGTCGAGCCGGACGGCACGATCCGGCTCCTCGGGCGAGGATCGGGCTGCATCAACACCGGCGGCGAGAAAGTGTTCCCCGAGGAAGTCGAGGCCGCGCTGCACGCGCTCGACGACGTCGCCGACGTGACGGTGGTCGGGGTGCCCGACGACCGTTGGGGCCAAGCGGTGTGCGCCGTGGTGCAGCCCGCACCTGGCGCCACCCTCGAGCTCGACGATCTCCGCGACCGCACCCGGGCGCACTTGGCGGGCTACAAGCTCCCGAAGCGGTTGGTGGTGGTCGATGAGATCCGCCGCTCGCCCGCGGGCAAAGCCGACTTGCGCTGGGCGAAGGCCCTCGCCGAAGCAGCTGAGTAG
- a CDS encoding cytochrome P450, which produces MAKHDHPTVAGVDLLAGSFWGRNPHDAFTEMRASAPVYWDQTSQVWAITKYGDLREISRDPQRFSSATTGIRPHGMWLPMMIDMDDPAHWGRRKLVNRGFTPKQVRAQEPKVREVVTSLLDSVCEQGECDLVTDLAAWLPLIMIGDALGFDPADRPTLLQWSDDLLRGLDSEDAGEKMARAAEAMAGYATYTAGVVADRRGCPRDDLMSILVDAEVDGDRLDDDALLHESLLILIGGDETSRHVISGGAYQLLRHPDQRQALIDDPSLIPTAVEEMLRWVSPIKNMNRTATVDVELRGQTIEAGDQVMLVYPSANRDEEVFDDPFRFDIRRDPNDHVAFGFGPHFCLGNSLARLEMVVFFEEWLRRMPDTTLVDGTEPAYRPANFVSGYETMPVQFTPSASVGV; this is translated from the coding sequence ATGGCGAAGCACGATCATCCCACCGTGGCCGGTGTCGACCTCCTCGCAGGGTCGTTCTGGGGCCGCAACCCCCACGACGCGTTCACCGAGATGCGCGCGTCGGCCCCCGTGTACTGGGACCAGACCTCCCAGGTCTGGGCGATCACGAAGTACGGCGACTTGCGCGAGATATCCCGTGATCCGCAACGGTTCTCGTCCGCGACCACCGGCATCCGGCCGCACGGCATGTGGCTGCCGATGATGATCGACATGGACGACCCCGCGCACTGGGGTCGCCGCAAGCTGGTCAACCGCGGGTTCACGCCCAAGCAGGTGCGCGCCCAGGAGCCGAAGGTCCGCGAGGTCGTCACGTCGCTGCTCGACTCGGTGTGCGAGCAAGGCGAGTGCGACCTTGTCACCGACCTCGCCGCGTGGCTGCCGCTGATCATGATCGGCGACGCGCTCGGCTTCGACCCGGCCGACCGGCCGACGCTGCTGCAGTGGTCCGACGACTTGCTGCGCGGCCTGGACTCCGAGGACGCGGGCGAGAAGATGGCTCGGGCCGCCGAAGCCATGGCCGGCTACGCCACGTACACCGCCGGCGTGGTGGCCGACCGGCGGGGTTGCCCCCGCGACGACCTCATGAGCATCCTCGTGGATGCCGAGGTCGACGGCGACCGGCTCGACGACGATGCGCTGCTCCACGAGTCGCTGCTGATCCTGATCGGCGGCGACGAGACCAGCCGCCACGTCATCAGCGGCGGCGCGTATCAGCTGCTGCGTCACCCCGACCAACGCCAGGCGCTGATCGACGATCCGTCGCTCATCCCGACCGCGGTCGAAGAGATGTTGCGGTGGGTGTCGCCGATCAAGAACATGAACCGCACGGCCACCGTCGACGTCGAGCTGCGCGGCCAGACCATCGAAGCGGGCGACCAGGTGATGCTGGTCTACCCGTCGGCCAACCGCGACGAAGAAGTGTTCGACGACCCGTTCCGGTTCGACATCCGCCGCGACCCCAACGACCACGTGGCGTTCGGGTTCGGGCCGCACTTCTGCCTCGGCAACTCGCTGGCGCGCCTCGAGATGGTGGTGTTCTTCGAGGAGTGGCTGCGCCGCATGCCCGACACCACGCTGGTCGACGGCACCGAGCCCGCATACCGGCCCGCCAACTTCGTGTCGGGCTACGAGACGATGCCGGTGCAGTTCACGCCTTCCGCGTCCGTCGGCGTGTAG
- a CDS encoding CaiB/BaiF CoA-transferase family protein yields MTPPLPLAGLRIIESSMLGPAAITTGLADLGAEVVKVETHQGDYVRQMTWPIVEGESLMHLHLNRGKRSVVLDLRQPEGVQAYLDLVRHADVVVEAMRPGGLERRGLGYDRLREVNPKIVFITISGYGMTGPYADMPSHGIAYDTWAGIVSPAYDDDGFCYIPEHVSIGIFAGPLYGALGILAGVLRARETGEGCRMEIAQSDAAAAYDWYRSETWRAYERPESEVTGNASDGYERRAPGTAGMREGVRYQMYEASDGHVLFMASEQAFWKNFCEGIGRADLFERFPGSTYADHARGNTELRAELRDTFRTRTAAEWLEFGREHNTPIAPVNTPKNLPDDPQFKARFEWLPASQLGADELPQPVKFLGESIPTPSRAPKVGEHTEQVLREMAGYDDARLAALRTANVIN; encoded by the coding sequence ATGACACCACCGCTCCCATTGGCCGGATTGCGGATCATCGAGAGCTCGATGCTGGGCCCCGCGGCGATCACCACCGGCCTGGCCGACCTCGGTGCCGAAGTGGTGAAAGTGGAGACGCACCAGGGCGACTACGTGCGCCAGATGACCTGGCCGATCGTGGAGGGCGAGTCGCTCATGCACCTCCACCTCAACCGGGGCAAGCGCAGCGTGGTGCTCGACCTCCGCCAGCCCGAAGGGGTGCAGGCCTACCTCGACCTGGTCCGCCACGCCGACGTGGTGGTCGAGGCGATGCGTCCGGGCGGCCTCGAGCGGCGCGGGCTCGGCTACGACCGGCTGCGGGAAGTGAACCCGAAGATCGTGTTCATCACGATCTCGGGCTACGGCATGACCGGTCCGTACGCCGACATGCCGAGCCACGGCATCGCGTATGACACCTGGGCCGGCATCGTGTCACCGGCATATGACGACGACGGGTTCTGCTACATCCCCGAGCACGTGTCGATCGGCATCTTCGCGGGGCCGCTGTACGGTGCGCTCGGGATCCTGGCCGGCGTCCTCCGCGCCCGTGAGACCGGCGAAGGCTGCCGCATGGAGATCGCCCAGTCCGACGCGGCCGCGGCGTACGACTGGTACCGGTCCGAGACTTGGCGGGCCTACGAACGACCCGAGTCGGAGGTCACCGGGAACGCGTCCGATGGCTACGAGCGCCGCGCGCCGGGCACGGCGGGCATGCGCGAGGGCGTCCGCTACCAGATGTACGAGGCCAGCGACGGCCACGTGCTGTTCATGGCGTCGGAGCAGGCCTTCTGGAAGAACTTCTGCGAGGGCATCGGGCGGGCCGACTTGTTCGAGCGGTTCCCTGGCTCGACGTACGCCGACCACGCCCGCGGCAACACCGAGCTGCGCGCCGAGCTGCGCGACACCTTCCGCACCCGCACCGCGGCGGAGTGGCTCGAGTTCGGCCGCGAGCACAACACGCCGATCGCCCCGGTCAACACCCCGAAGAACCTGCCGGACGACCCGCAGTTCAAAGCCCGATTCGAGTGGCTCCCCGCCTCGCAGCTCGGGGCCGACGAGCTGCCCCAACCCGTAAAGTTCCTCGGCGAGTCGATCCCCACGCCGAGCCGGGCCCCCAAGGTCGGCGAGCACACCGAACAGGTCCTGCGCGAGATGGCGGGCTACGACGACGCCCGCCTCGCCGCCCTCCGCACCGCCAACGTCATCAACTGA